Proteins co-encoded in one Nematostella vectensis chromosome 15, jaNemVect1.1, whole genome shotgun sequence genomic window:
- the LOC5503448 gene encoding RYamide receptor → MNFTTNTLLNSTASPQCVLGVSSRSTKTGLTCAYLFIFIVAVIGNTVVIYIVRNEKRLRISFNYFILSMATADLLHAVFAIPANISYLYVQTGWFSGSFGTFLCKFVHYGTTVSIVASITTLSVTTIERYLAARLVLKRPMTERFAKRAIALIWLISGLLSINELVKYTVIPHRNSTFHCMPALVPDRKHRYAIEMTVKFIITYAFPLITMATLYTIIIWYLWQHNVKGVLNSDSYRRIQKRKRNLIKRLITITCLFALCWLPVHVNHFMATFHYQTYKCMPHYWPLLFFWLAHANSALNPILYLLLTKNARSLFRSSVHAARGDGNDTGSRRTTSRRKRMLQRLQSESRIFNACFTADTPLDVADDVKANDGAFRGVRAGPRF, encoded by the exons ATGAACTTCACAACCAATACACTGCTCAATTCAACTGCGAGCCCGCAATGTGTATTAGGGGTCAGCAGTCGTTCGACCAAGACAGGCTTGACATGCGCATACCTTTTCATCTTCATTGTCGCCGTCATCGGTAACACCGTCGTTATCTACATCGTGCGAAACGAAAAGCGTCTCCGAATATCATTCAACTACTTTATCCTCAGTATGGCAACCGCTGACCTTCTGCACGCGGTCTTCGCTATCCCAGCAAACATTTCGTACCTGTACGTGCAGACAGGGTGGTTTTCTGGATCGTTCGGGACGTTTCTTTGTAAGTTTGTGCACTACGGGACCACAGTGTCTATTGTCGCGTCCATTACTACACTGTCTGTGACTACTATTGAGCGCTACTTGGCTGCGAGGCTGGTGTTGAAAAGGCCGATGACGGAGCGCTTTGCAAAACGCGCTATTGCACTCATTTGGCTGATTTCTGGACTTCTCTCCATCAATGAG CTGGTCAAATACACAGTTATCCCACATCGTAATTCAACTTTTCACTGTATGCCTGCTCTGGTCCCGGACCGGAAACACCGATACGCCATCGAGATGACCGTCAAATTCATCATCACCTACGCCTTCCCCCTGATCACCATGGCAACCCTctacaccatcatcatatggTATCTATGGCAACACAACGTCAAGGGAGTCCTGAACAGCGATAGTTACCGGAGGATCCAAAAACGCAAACGAAACTTGATCAAGCGTTTGATCACTATCACGTGTTTGTTTGCACTTTGCTGGCTTCCGGTGCACGTCAATCATTTCATGGCGACGTTTCATTACCAGACATATAAGTGTATGCCGCACTACTGGCCGTTGCTCTTCTTCTGGCTCGCGCATGCGAACAGCGCACTCAACCCAATCCTCTATCTACTGCTGACCAAAAACGCACGCTCGCTCTTCAGGTCTTCGGTGCATGCCGCGAGGGGTGATGGGAACGACACAGGAAGCCGACGCACGACAAGTCGACGCAAGCGAATGTTGCAACGCCTGCAAAGTGAATCACGCATCTTTAATGCGTGTTTTACCGCTGATACACCGCTAGATGTGGCGGATGATGTTAAGGCGAATGATGGTGCCTTTCGCGGGGTGAGGGCGGGACCACGATTTTGA